In Nocardia sp. XZ_19_385, the sequence CCGCAACGGGAACGGCCAGAGTTCGGTGTCGGCGGCGGCGCTTTCGGCGAGGGCGGCCCGCCAGCGCAGCCGGTGGTCGGTGGTGGCCGCGAGCATCGGCGCCATGAACCGATCGCTCATGCGAGCGGGCCGGCCGGCCTTGATGTCGACGTGGATGAGGAACATCTCCGTCTCGATCAGGCCGCCGTTCTCGCTTTCCACCTTGATGCGCATGTTGCACCAGCGATTCGACAGCGCCGCGGGCCAACGCCGCAGGTGCACATGATCGCCGAACTCGATCGGGCGCAGCACATCGATTACGGTGCGGCGCACGATCCACCCCTGATGCAGGTCGCCCTCCTCGACCGCTTTGAGGTGGTCGTAGCCGATGTCCTGGAGGTACCGCGCCACCGCGTCCAGCCGTAGCCGCTGCCGGCCATCGGTGTCGCCCAGTCGCACCGGCCATTCCTCGTGGAATGCCCGGCTCTCGTCCAGGCACGCGGGCAACGGAAATACGATGTCTGCCAACCGGTCGACGGTCGTGGCGGTATCCATGAACGCTCCTTCCCGAAGGTCAGGCGAGAGCGTACCGACCGGCCGACACCGTGCACCCCTCCGACACGTCGGAGGGGTGCACGGGCCGCTCGGCTCATCCCATGAAGGTGCCCAATATTCGGCCCACCTGGGCCATGTTCTCGGGTTGATCGAAATCTCCGTGCGCGCATTCCACGTCGAAGATGTCCATGTGTCCCCGGATGTATGGACGCCAGGCCTCCTCGAGCTCGCCCTTCGGGTCGTCCGGTCGATTACCTTCGGCGTCCACGGTGGCCGCGAAGATGGTCGCGTCGCCGTCGAAGCACGGGGTGCTGAACCCGGCGAGCAGTTTGCTGTTGTTGATCAGCACCTTCGTCGCCCGCTCCGCCAGGCTTTGGATCTCGGACGACTCGAGCTGCTCGCCGAACCTTTCCGCCACCCAATCCCGGATACTGTCCAGGGCATCGTCTTCCGAGAGTTCGGGTTCCGGATCCGAGGTCACCGGCGGTTTGCTGTCCATGATGCCCAGCATTCCGACCGACATCCCCCGCCGCTCGAGTTCACTCGCGACCGAGTGCGCGACGATCCCGCCGTAGGACCAACCCAGCAGGTAATACGGCCCCTCGGGCTGGACCCGGGTGATCTGGTCGATGTAATCCTCGATCATTTCCTGGTAGGAGCCGGCCAGCGGCCCGCCGCCCAGCCCACGGGACTGGATGGCGATCACCGGACGGTCGGAGAGGTCGCGTCCGAGCCGCTGGTAGAACCAGCCGAGACCGCCGCCGGGATGCAGGCACCACAGCGGCTCCCGCGATCCCGAGCTCTTCAGGATCAGCACCTGATCGAAATCCATGCCCGCGGCGGCATCGTCGTCGAGACGCGTCGCCAGTTCGGCGACGGTGGGGGCGTCGAAAATCACCCGTACCGGGACTTCCACTCCCAGGGTCGCGCGGATTTGGCTGGTGAGGCGGGTCGCCAGTAACGAGTGACCGCCCAGTGCGAAGAAGT encodes:
- a CDS encoding acyl-[acyl-carrier-protein] thioesterase produces the protein MDTATTVDRLADIVFPLPACLDESRAFHEEWPVRLGDTDGRQRLRLDAVARYLQDIGYDHLKAVEEGDLHQGWIVRRTVIDVLRPIEFGDHVHLRRWPAALSNRWCNMRIKVESENGGLIETEMFLIHVDIKAGRPARMSDRFMAPMLAATTDHRLRWRAALAESAAADTELWPFPLRVTDVDHYGHVNNAVHWEAVEEALARFPDLSARPHRVILEHAGPVLAGDDVGIRAWRSDTALHVQLEVDGSARTLARVTAL